A genomic stretch from Pseudoliparis swirei isolate HS2019 ecotype Mariana Trench chromosome 18, NWPU_hadal_v1, whole genome shotgun sequence includes:
- the tmem74b gene encoding transmembrane protein 74B: MASSSTGVELRELRGGGASVGCAAHGFENASYQQDEQHDLRQPEAPPPTSGASKGVQQHQELHPRSYDEEEGGGAGTGGRGGGGGGGQEDGQDFPEVRPAADRSADYGFISALVLLVSGVALVVVAYAIPREARVEPGSVPARQMEQLERFYARLGSHLDRCIIAGLGLLTLGGMFLSALLMASVCRGEVHRRRRHAFVRPRRTYGSVHLRMKQLATGEEGGGGGGGGGGGGGGGGDDRDGREDLLVERVVLPGPKGDAKSEPGPSRIPSAPPAAPPPPVSPPSSSAAPQRVN; this comes from the exons ATGGCGTCCTCTTCCACAGGCGTAGAGCTCCGGGAgctgagagggggcggagcctcagtgGGCTGCGCCGCCCACGGGTTTGAGAACGCCTCATACCAGCAGGACGAGCAGCACGACCTCCGCCAgcctgaggctccgcccccaaccTCTGGCGCCAGCAAG GGAGTGCAGCAGCATCAGGAGCTCCATCCTCGGTCAtacgatgaagaggaaggaggaggagcaggaacaggaggaagaggaggaggaggaggaggagggcaggaggacGGACAGGACTTCCCAGAGGTCCGGCCGGCCGCCGACCGCTCCGCGGACTACGGCTTCATCTCGGCGCTGGTGCTCCTGGTGAGCGGCGTGGCGCTCGTGGTCGTGGCCTACGCCATCCCGCGGGAGGCCCGGGTGGAGCCGGGCTCGGTGCCGGCCCGGCAGATGGAGCAGCTGGAGCGGTTCTACGCGCGGCTCGGCTCCCACCTGGACCGCTGCATCATCGCGGGCCTCGGCCTGCTGACGCTGGGCGGCATGTTCCTGTCGGCGCTGCTCATGGCGTCCGTCTGCCGGGGGGAGGTGCACCGGCGCCGCCGCCACGCCTTCGTCAGGCCCAGGAGGACGTACGGCTCCGTCCACCTGAGGATGAAGCAGCTGGCCaccggagaggaggggggaggaggaggaggaggcggaggaggaggaggaggaggaggcggcgatgACAGGGACGGAAGGGAGGATTTGTTGGTGGAGCGAGTCGTGCTGCCGGGTCCAAAAGGGGACGCCAAATCAGAACCTGGACCCAGCAGgatcccctctgctcctcctgctgctcctcctcctcctgtgtctcctccctcctcctcggccGCTCCCCAACGAGTCAACTGA